The following are from one region of the Aquirufa lenticrescens genome:
- a CDS encoding tetratricopeptide repeat protein, whose amino-acid sequence MKRVLLLCLISMAGFTAFSQTKPAKSEAVAAPVKPVRAAKYEVLYGSKPLSKADQKELNEFVASCDASFGSRAEAVAFFAERAWEYIASARLDTATYRFNLISALDPNCVDAFWGLGVISFQRGDNDLAIRLLNKGLELDSTQSMMRVDYAIVKLDCYQKGQDCGTLDEVETELKHALAQDPKNANAWMKRCQVAYYKENYELAWTYFHEARMADILQLDLNFGSLLAAKMPDPKGIFK is encoded by the coding sequence ATGAAGAGAGTTCTGTTATTGTGTTTGATTTCGATGGCTGGTTTCACAGCGTTTTCGCAGACTAAGCCCGCAAAGAGTGAAGCGGTCGCGGCGCCTGTAAAACCCGTTCGCGCAGCGAAGTACGAAGTTTTGTATGGTTCAAAACCACTGTCGAAAGCCGATCAAAAAGAGTTAAATGAGTTCGTGGCGAGCTGCGATGCCTCTTTTGGCTCGAGAGCTGAAGCCGTGGCTTTTTTCGCGGAACGCGCTTGGGAATATATTGCCTCTGCTCGTTTAGACACCGCGACTTACCGCTTTAATTTGATTAGTGCGCTTGACCCGAATTGCGTGGATGCGTTTTGGGGATTAGGGGTTATTTCGTTCCAAAGAGGGGACAACGATCTCGCTATTCGCCTGTTAAACAAAGGTTTAGAGCTTGATTCTACACAGTCGATGATGCGTGTGGATTATGCGATAGTGAAGTTAGATTGTTACCAAAAAGGCCAGGATTGTGGAACTTTGGACGAAGTAGAAACGGAATTAAAGCATGCCCTGGCACAGGATCCGAAGAACGCGAATGCGTGGATGAAGCGCTGCCAGGTGGCGTATTATAAAGAGAATTACGAGTTAGCGTGGACCTATTTCCACGAAGCTCGCATGGCTGATATTTTGCAATTGGACTTGAATTTTGGTTCGCTGTTAGCTGCCAAAATGCCGGATCCGAAAGGCATATTTAAATAG